In Meiothermus ruber DSM 1279, the following proteins share a genomic window:
- the aac(6') gene encoding aminoglycoside 6'-N-acetyltransferase — MTIRPLQPQDLPAYFVLRTALWPDSAADFELEVSKILNHPHLASFVAEQKGRLAGFVEVSLREYAEGCDSSPVGYLEGWYVAPKHRKTGIGRRLVQAAEDWARAKGCSEMASDSELSNTPSHQAHARLGYQEVERTVCFRKSL, encoded by the coding sequence ATGACCATCCGCCCATTACAACCCCAAGACCTGCCCGCCTACTTTGTCCTCCGCACGGCCCTGTGGCCCGACAGCGCAGCCGACTTCGAGCTCGAGGTAAGCAAAATCCTGAACCACCCTCACCTCGCCAGCTTTGTGGCCGAGCAAAAGGGGCGGCTTGCTGGCTTTGTGGAGGTTTCGCTCCGCGAGTATGCCGAGGGTTGCGACAGCAGCCCGGTGGGCTATCTGGAAGGCTGGTACGTCGCGCCAAAGCACCGCAAAACCGGCATTGGGCGCCGGCTGGTGCAGGCCGCCGAAGACTGGGCCAGGGCAAAAGGCTGTAGCGAGATGGCCTCCGACAGCGAGCTATCCAACACCCCAAGCCACCAGGCCCACGCGCGCCTGGGCTACCAGGAAGTAGAGCGCACGGTCTGTTTTCGCAAATCGCTGTAA
- a CDS encoding ABC transporter substrate-binding protein, whose amino-acid sequence MKKLLVLLVLVLATVSLAQKAGGILRAGMQTDPVGLDPHTTNATASRNVLENIYDTLVMLDSKGRIVPGLAQSWSVSADGLTWTFRLRPGVTFHNGDPLKASDVVFSINRIKDPATKSPRANDFALVRSVTAPNNNTVVITLSQPFSPLLAKLAFSTNAIVSEKVAKEHNNDLNKAVIGTGPFRFVEYIPQTRLVVRKWDKYWQKDNQGRPLPYLDGITYTFYPDPAARSTALRAGAVDWIEYVTAADVRPLKADRNLVVVGGPSANFRALYFNTTREPYNNPKVRQAIAYAIDKKAIVDLALFGTGGIVARGTTIPSGAYAYTNSPYNTRDVAKAKQLLAEAGLPNGFTMNLYVTSTYDFLRTPADVIRDNLAEVGIRVNIQAEDWNVYLPKALRSEFDVTLLGTSGQADPDDYLFNTFHPSSALNLSKYKNDRVTQLLEQGRRVSSQSERQRIYTQVQELVLQDSPMVFLFHSAQYEAMNRRVQGFLHFPNTSYLAFRYTWLQ is encoded by the coding sequence ATGAAAAAACTGTTGGTTCTGCTCGTGCTGGTTCTGGCTACGGTATCACTGGCGCAAAAGGCGGGGGGCATCCTGCGGGCCGGGATGCAGACCGACCCGGTGGGCCTCGACCCCCACACCACCAACGCCACCGCCAGCCGCAACGTGCTGGAAAACATCTACGACACCCTGGTCATGCTCGACAGCAAAGGCCGCATCGTGCCGGGGCTGGCCCAGTCCTGGAGCGTCTCGGCGGACGGCCTGACCTGGACCTTCCGCCTGCGCCCGGGGGTCACCTTCCACAACGGCGACCCCCTCAAGGCCTCCGATGTGGTCTTCTCCATCAACCGCATCAAAGACCCGGCCACCAAGAGCCCCCGCGCCAACGACTTCGCCCTGGTGCGCTCGGTCACAGCCCCCAACAACAACACCGTGGTCATCACCCTCTCCCAGCCCTTCTCCCCCCTGCTGGCCAAGCTGGCCTTCAGCACCAACGCCATCGTTTCAGAGAAGGTAGCTAAGGAACACAACAACGACCTCAACAAGGCCGTAATCGGCACCGGGCCCTTCCGCTTTGTGGAGTACATCCCCCAGACCCGCCTGGTGGTGCGCAAGTGGGATAAGTACTGGCAAAAAGACAACCAGGGCCGCCCCCTGCCCTACCTGGACGGCATCACCTACACCTTCTACCCCGACCCCGCCGCCCGTTCCACCGCCCTCCGGGCCGGGGCCGTGGACTGGATTGAGTACGTTACCGCCGCCGATGTGCGGCCGCTCAAAGCCGACCGCAACCTGGTGGTGGTGGGCGGGCCCTCGGCCAACTTCCGGGCGCTGTACTTCAACACCACCCGTGAGCCCTACAACAACCCCAAGGTGCGCCAGGCCATCGCCTACGCCATTGATAAAAAAGCCATCGTGGATCTGGCCCTCTTCGGCACCGGCGGCATTGTGGCCCGTGGCACCACCATCCCCTCGGGGGCCTATGCCTACACCAACAGCCCCTACAACACCCGCGATGTAGCCAAAGCCAAGCAGCTCCTGGCCGAGGCCGGCCTGCCCAACGGCTTCACCATGAACCTCTACGTCACCTCCACCTACGACTTCCTGCGCACCCCCGCCGACGTAATCCGCGACAACCTGGCCGAGGTGGGCATCCGGGTGAACATCCAGGCCGAGGACTGGAACGTGTACCTGCCCAAGGCCCTCCGGAGTGAGTTCGACGTGACCTTGCTGGGCACCTCGGGCCAGGCCGACCCCGACGACTACCTCTTCAACACCTTCCACCCCTCCTCGGCGCTGAACCTCTCCAAGTACAAAAACGACCGGGTCACCCAGCTCCTGGAGCAGGGGCGGCGGGTCTCGAGCCAGAGCGAGCGCCAGCGCATCTACACCCAGGTGCAGGAGCTGGTTTTGCAGGACAGCCCCATGGTCTTCCTGTTCCACTCGGCGCAGTACGAGGCCATGAACCGCCGGGTGCAGGGCTTCTTGCACTTCCCCAACACCAGCTACCTGGCCTTCCGCTACACCTGGCTGCAGTAG
- a CDS encoding carbohydrate ABC transporter permease yields MIGRILQYTILFIATLFFLLPVYLVIVTAFKEPSAITLSSTWQLPQVWYWESFAQAWTAFAPKLQNSFFLTITATILSALLGSLNGYVLAKWKFPGANIVFPLMLFGMFIPYQAVLIPLFQFVREIGLGGSLWGLILVHVVYGLPITTLIFRNYYAEIPDEMIEAGRIDGAGFFGIYSRIVFPLSVPGFVVVIIWQFTQIWNEFLFAVTLVSSPANQPITVALAQLAGGEAVKWNLPMAGALLAALPTLLVYIFLGRYFIRGLLAGSVKG; encoded by the coding sequence ATGATTGGGCGCATCCTGCAATACACAATTCTCTTTATCGCTACGCTGTTTTTCCTGCTGCCGGTGTATTTGGTCATCGTCACCGCGTTCAAGGAGCCCTCGGCCATCACCCTGAGCAGCACCTGGCAGCTACCGCAGGTCTGGTACTGGGAGAGCTTTGCCCAGGCCTGGACGGCCTTTGCACCCAAGCTACAGAACAGCTTCTTCCTCACCATCACCGCCACCATCCTCTCGGCCCTGCTGGGTTCCTTGAACGGCTACGTGCTGGCCAAATGGAAGTTCCCCGGGGCCAACATCGTCTTCCCGCTGATGCTCTTTGGGATGTTTATTCCCTATCAGGCGGTGCTGATTCCCCTGTTCCAGTTTGTGCGCGAGATTGGGCTGGGCGGCAGCCTGTGGGGCCTGATTCTGGTGCACGTGGTGTACGGCCTGCCCATCACCACCCTGATCTTCCGCAACTACTACGCCGAAATCCCCGACGAGATGATCGAGGCCGGGCGCATCGACGGCGCGGGGTTCTTTGGTATCTACAGCCGCATCGTGTTTCCGCTCTCGGTGCCGGGGTTTGTGGTGGTGATCATCTGGCAGTTTACGCAGATCTGGAACGAGTTTTTGTTCGCCGTAACCCTGGTGAGCAGCCCCGCCAACCAGCCCATCACGGTGGCGCTGGCCCAGCTTGCGGGGGGCGAGGCGGTCAAGTGGAACCTCCCCATGGCTGGCGCCTTGCTAGCAGCGCTACCAACGCTATTGGTGTACATCTTCCTGGGCCGCTACTTCATCCGGGGGCTTTTGGCGGGGTCGGTGAAGGGGTAG
- a CDS encoding PaaI family thioesterase, whose amino-acid sequence MEPTLEAAQAVLRSQPFSLLLNAQITSFGPDAVELRIPITDQLQQQHGFVHGGVISYAADNALTFVGGAALGPAVVTSEYKINYIRPAKGQALVARANLVHAGKSQAVCQCQVFVVADDREILCALAQGTIVSMNQPK is encoded by the coding sequence ATGGAACCCACACTCGAAGCCGCCCAGGCTGTACTCCGCTCACAACCATTTAGCCTACTACTTAACGCGCAGATCACATCGTTTGGGCCAGACGCTGTTGAGCTACGCATACCAATAACCGACCAGTTACAGCAGCAACACGGCTTTGTTCATGGTGGGGTGATCTCGTACGCGGCCGACAACGCCCTCACCTTTGTCGGAGGTGCGGCGCTGGGCCCCGCGGTGGTCACCTCCGAGTACAAAATCAACTACATCCGTCCGGCCAAGGGTCAGGCCCTGGTGGCCCGCGCCAACCTGGTGCACGCCGGCAAAAGCCAGGCGGTTTGCCAGTGCCAGGTGTTTGTGGTTGCGGATGATAGAGAAATTCTGTGTGCGCTGGCCCAGGGAACCATCGTTTCTATGAACCAGCCAAAGTAG
- a CDS encoding tetratricopeptide repeat protein: MPRTAKTPKPDRLAELRLEARRVLHAALDLEAEQATPEAAYRSQELFYGAMQLSREDAVIKRCIKALRINPNNPDPMLLLARFVGGSPDEQIALHERIVLAGERDLGKKNIEIFKGHFWGFVETRPYMRALHTLARLYEKAGQLPKAVQIYEQMLKLNPNDNQGVRYALLGHYLALNKLGDARKLWNRYDQEHSAFWAWGKVLLEFLAGNLEAAQEALGVARKINPHAESYLGGWKPLPKELPGFYSPGQDSEAIYCFVELGAAWVKNPHAQRWLEQH, encoded by the coding sequence ATGCCTCGCACAGCAAAAACCCCCAAACCCGACAGGCTGGCCGAACTGCGCCTCGAGGCCCGGCGCGTGCTCCACGCGGCGCTCGACCTCGAGGCCGAGCAAGCCACCCCAGAGGCCGCCTACCGCTCTCAAGAGCTCTTCTATGGGGCCATGCAACTAAGCCGCGAAGACGCTGTGATCAAGCGTTGCATCAAGGCCCTGCGCATCAATCCCAACAACCCCGATCCCATGCTGTTGCTCGCTCGGTTTGTAGGCGGCAGCCCGGACGAGCAGATTGCCCTGCACGAACGCATCGTGCTGGCCGGCGAACGCGACTTAGGTAAGAAAAACATCGAGATATTCAAAGGGCATTTCTGGGGCTTCGTGGAGACCCGGCCCTATATGCGGGCCCTGCATACGCTGGCCCGGCTCTACGAAAAAGCGGGGCAGCTACCCAAGGCCGTGCAAATCTACGAGCAGATGCTGAAGCTCAACCCCAACGACAACCAGGGGGTGCGCTACGCGCTGCTGGGGCATTACCTGGCGCTCAACAAGCTTGGTGACGCCCGTAAGCTATGGAATCGGTACGATCAGGAGCACAGCGCCTTCTGGGCCTGGGGTAAAGTGTTGCTCGAGTTTCTTGCGGGGAACCTCGAGGCGGCCCAGGAAGCCTTGGGGGTTGCACGTAAAATCAACCCCCACGCCGAATCCTACCTGGGCGGTTGGAAGCCCCTACCCAAGGAGCTACCCGGTTTTTACTCACCTGGACAGGATTCCGAGGCCATTTACTGTTTTGTCGAGCTGGGCGCCGCCTGGGTCAAGAACCCCCATGCACAGCGCTGGCTGGAACAGCACTGA
- a CDS encoding ADP-ribosylglycohydrolase family protein → MNLKDRFRGCLLGLAVGDAVGAAVEFCPRGSFEPLTDMVGGGPHHLLPGQWTDDTSMALCLATSLKECGGFDALDQMNRYCLWQETGYLSSTGSCFGIGTTIRTALDRFRQTKDPYAGSSHPRTAGNGCIMRLAPVPMFYFPNLQAAEHYAAESARTTHGAAECLDACRLLARIICRALLGRPKDEVVLADSNTFTGAEKIVAIAQGAYLEKPREALRGSGYVVESLEAALWCFVHTDSFAEAVLAAANLGEDADTTAAVCGQVAGAYYGVQGIPAAWLERLALGSEITALADGLYGSSQEKAGWF, encoded by the coding sequence GTGAACCTAAAGGATCGCTTCCGGGGCTGCCTCCTGGGTCTTGCGGTTGGCGATGCGGTGGGGGCGGCGGTGGAGTTTTGCCCTCGAGGTAGCTTCGAGCCGCTCACCGATATGGTGGGCGGGGGCCCCCATCATCTTCTTCCCGGCCAGTGGACCGACGATACCTCAATGGCGCTGTGCCTGGCTACCAGCCTGAAGGAGTGCGGCGGGTTCGATGCCCTCGACCAGATGAACCGGTACTGCCTGTGGCAGGAAACCGGCTACCTGAGCAGCACCGGAAGCTGCTTTGGCATCGGTACAACGATCCGTACCGCCCTGGACAGGTTTCGACAAACCAAAGACCCCTATGCGGGCTCGAGCCACCCACGCACCGCGGGCAACGGCTGCATCATGCGGCTGGCCCCGGTGCCCATGTTCTATTTCCCGAACCTACAGGCAGCAGAGCACTACGCGGCCGAGAGCGCCCGAACCACCCACGGGGCCGCCGAGTGCCTCGATGCCTGCCGGTTGCTGGCCCGCATCATCTGCCGGGCGCTTTTGGGCAGGCCCAAGGATGAGGTGGTGCTGGCCGACAGCAACACCTTTACCGGAGCGGAGAAGATTGTGGCTATTGCCCAGGGGGCCTACCTCGAGAAACCCAGGGAGGCGCTTCGCGGCAGTGGGTATGTGGTCGAGAGCCTCGAGGCAGCCTTGTGGTGCTTTGTGCATACCGACAGCTTTGCCGAGGCAGTCTTGGCGGCGGCCAACCTGGGCGAGGATGCCGATACCACCGCCGCGGTATGCGGGCAGGTGGCAGGGGCCTACTACGGCGTGCAGGGAATCCCGGCTGCATGGCTGGAACGCCTGGCGCTGGGCTCGGAAATCACCGCGCTGGCCGATGGGCTGTACGGCTCGAGCCAGGAAAAAGCGGGCTGGTTTTAG
- the nikB gene encoding nickel ABC transporter permease — MVGYVVNRLLAAIPTLLGVAIITFLLMRAVPGDVVTQLVGLEANVSPERMAELRRLFGLDLPLHVQFGQWLGAVLQGDLGSSLRTGREVAQDLALRFPVTLQLTLMGLFTALLIAVPLGVLAAIRRGGFVDYFASLFAILGLSVPGFFLALLLILLFALALGWLPPAGFVPLTENPLENLRHMLLPALSLGLILAGAVTRILRSSMLEVLSRDYIRTARAKGLAERVVIFRHALRNALIPVVTVIGIQFGSLLGGAVIIEQVFSLPGVGRFALEGINLRDYPVVQGTVLFVASAAVLVNLLVDLLYSLIDPRIRYE; from the coding sequence ATGGTCGGCTATGTCGTGAATCGTCTGCTTGCCGCCATCCCCACCCTGCTGGGCGTGGCCATCATCACCTTCTTGCTCATGCGGGCCGTGCCGGGCGATGTGGTAACGCAGTTGGTGGGCCTCGAGGCCAACGTCAGCCCCGAGCGCATGGCCGAGCTGCGCCGCCTGTTCGGGCTCGACCTGCCGCTGCACGTGCAGTTTGGGCAGTGGCTGGGGGCCGTGCTCCAGGGCGATCTTGGCAGCAGCCTGCGCACCGGGCGCGAGGTGGCCCAAGACCTAGCCCTGCGCTTTCCGGTCACCCTCCAGCTCACCCTGATGGGCCTTTTCACCGCCCTGCTGATTGCCGTGCCGCTGGGCGTGCTGGCGGCCATCCGACGGGGCGGGTTTGTGGATTATTTCGCCTCGCTCTTTGCCATTCTGGGCCTCTCGGTGCCGGGGTTCTTTCTGGCTTTGCTGCTCATTTTGCTCTTTGCCCTGGCTTTGGGCTGGCTGCCCCCCGCCGGGTTTGTGCCCCTGACCGAAAACCCCCTGGAAAACCTCCGGCACATGCTGCTGCCGGCCCTCTCGTTGGGCCTGATTCTGGCCGGGGCGGTGACCCGGATTCTGCGTAGCTCGATGCTCGAGGTGCTCTCGCGCGACTACATCCGCACCGCGCGGGCCAAAGGGCTGGCCGAGCGGGTGGTGATCTTCCGCCATGCCCTGCGCAACGCCCTGATTCCGGTAGTCACGGTAATTGGCATCCAGTTTGGCTCGTTGCTGGGCGGGGCCGTGATCATCGAGCAGGTCTTCAGCCTGCCCGGGGTGGGGCGCTTTGCCCTCGAGGGCATCAACCTGCGCGACTACCCGGTGGTGCAGGGCACGGTACTGTTTGTAGCCAGCGCAGCGGTGCTGGTCAACCTTTTGGTGGACTTGCTCTACTCGCTCATAGACCCTAGGATTCGGTATGAGTAA
- a CDS encoding aspartate aminotransferase family protein, which produces MPHTATIDRNKVRALMQAEQQRFAEQHPRSLELYRRAQHSLLAGVPMHWMTRWPGGFPIFVAEARGATFRDVDGHEYIDLCLGDTGAMTGHAPAAALPAITEQLHKGITTMLPSENAFWVAEELQRRFGLKYWQFALSATDANRFALRLARAITARPRVLVFHGCYHGTVDEAYAWLVEGKPASRPGNIGPQVDPTLTTKVVEWNDPEALEEALRPGDVAAVLAEPVMTNVGIVQPAPGFHQALRELTRRYGTLLILDETHTLSAGPGGYTRAHGLEPDMLTVGKPLGSGIPSAAYGFTEEVGRRAQAVIQPPYADTGGIGGTLAANALSLAAMRATLEHVLTEAAYQHMIALGRQLEAEVQEVMTRYRLPWHVTRVGCRVEYLFRPNPAQNGSEALAGQDPDLDPFIHLFMLNRGILLTPFHNMTLISPETTAAQVRRHTEVFEEAVRALIG; this is translated from the coding sequence ATGCCCCACACCGCAACCATAGATCGCAACAAAGTCAGGGCCCTGATGCAAGCCGAGCAGCAGCGCTTCGCCGAGCAGCACCCGCGTTCGCTAGAGCTCTACCGCCGTGCCCAGCACTCCCTCCTTGCGGGCGTGCCCATGCACTGGATGACCCGCTGGCCGGGGGGCTTCCCCATCTTTGTGGCCGAGGCCAGGGGTGCTACGTTCCGCGATGTGGATGGGCACGAATACATTGACCTCTGCCTGGGCGACACCGGGGCCATGACCGGCCACGCCCCCGCCGCCGCGCTACCGGCCATTACCGAACAGCTCCACAAGGGCATCACCACCATGCTGCCCAGCGAAAACGCCTTCTGGGTGGCCGAGGAGTTGCAGCGCCGCTTTGGCCTGAAGTACTGGCAGTTTGCCCTCTCGGCCACCGACGCCAACCGCTTTGCCCTCCGGCTGGCGCGGGCCATCACCGCCCGGCCCCGGGTGCTGGTCTTCCACGGCTGCTACCACGGCACCGTGGACGAGGCTTATGCCTGGCTGGTAGAGGGCAAACCCGCTAGCCGCCCCGGCAACATCGGGCCGCAAGTAGACCCCACCCTCACCACCAAGGTGGTGGAATGGAACGACCCGGAGGCCCTGGAAGAAGCCCTGCGCCCCGGCGACGTGGCGGCAGTATTGGCCGAGCCGGTGATGACCAACGTGGGCATCGTGCAGCCTGCCCCCGGTTTTCATCAGGCCCTGCGCGAGCTCACCCGCCGCTACGGCACGCTTTTGATTCTGGACGAGACCCACACCCTCTCGGCGGGGCCAGGCGGCTATACCCGCGCCCACGGCCTCGAGCCCGACATGCTTACGGTGGGCAAGCCCCTGGGCAGCGGCATTCCCAGCGCCGCCTACGGCTTTACCGAGGAAGTAGGCCGGCGGGCCCAGGCGGTCATCCAGCCCCCCTACGCCGACACCGGCGGGATTGGCGGCACCCTGGCGGCCAACGCCCTCTCGCTGGCGGCCATGCGGGCCACCCTCGAGCACGTCCTGACCGAGGCCGCTTACCAGCACATGATCGCCCTGGGAAGGCAGCTCGAGGCCGAGGTGCAGGAGGTGATGACGCGCTACCGCCTGCCCTGGCACGTCACCCGCGTAGGCTGCCGGGTCGAGTACCTCTTCCGCCCCAACCCCGCCCAAAACGGCAGCGAGGCCCTGGCCGGCCAGGACCCCGACCTCGACCCCTTCATCCACCTCTTCATGCTGAACCGTGGCATCCTGCTCACCCCCTTCCACAACATGACCCTGATCTCGCCCGAGACCACCGCGGCCCAGGTGCGGCGGCATACCGAGGTGTTCGAGGAGGCGGTTAGGGCGCTTATCGGATAG
- a CDS encoding amidohydrolase, whose protein sequence is MPQHLLFGGNILSPTLEGSGYVLKPLEALLIRDGKIAAAGRLSEVEPLATPDTQRIHLEGRTVLPGFNDAHIHVWKVGQLRTTLLDLRGVKSLEELYCLVGARAKTLKPGEWLWGRGWNEALLAERAMPDKAALDRLAPHNPVLLTRTCAHIHAVNSQALQLAGITLETQVPGGEINFEQGLLYETAYGLVFRAMGEPSQAQYEHWIRAGLEYLRSLGITSATDPAVDPPLYAAYRALEARGELPIRVNLLYIRRPDGGSETFPLPEKHRSDWLRCDSVKFFADGGLSGATAAISQPYKTLEPPQYGLLRFAEEELLELALEAHRAGFRIGTHAIGDRALDQVLRVYERLYQEAPGPRHRIEHFGLAGPEHLQKARQLGVIAVPQPIFLRELRANYLRYVPDAWLARCFNLRAMFEAGLTVAFSSDGPVVQQVEPLKGLQAALREPLVEGNQVTLEQALWAYTVGGAVAQGDEANRGTLEVGQWADLVVLEGDLRDPYSLSVHRTLVSGIES, encoded by the coding sequence ATGCCCCAGCACCTCCTGTTTGGCGGTAACATCCTCTCCCCTACCCTTGAAGGGTCAGGCTACGTTCTAAAGCCCCTCGAGGCCCTCCTCATCCGCGATGGAAAAATCGCCGCGGCGGGCAGGCTCTCGGAGGTGGAGCCCCTGGCCACCCCCGATACCCAGCGCATCCACCTGGAAGGCCGCACTGTGCTGCCGGGCTTCAACGACGCGCATATTCACGTCTGGAAGGTGGGGCAGCTCCGCACCACCCTGCTCGACCTGCGGGGGGTCAAAAGCCTGGAGGAACTCTACTGCCTTGTGGGGGCGCGGGCCAAAACGCTAAAGCCCGGCGAGTGGCTGTGGGGGCGCGGCTGGAACGAGGCCCTGCTGGCCGAGAGGGCCATGCCCGATAAGGCCGCGCTGGATCGGCTGGCCCCCCACAACCCGGTGCTGCTCACCCGCACCTGCGCCCACATTCACGCGGTTAACTCACAGGCCCTACAGCTCGCGGGCATCACCCTCGAGACCCAGGTGCCGGGCGGCGAGATTAATTTCGAGCAGGGCCTCCTGTACGAGACCGCCTACGGGCTGGTGTTCAGGGCCATGGGCGAGCCCAGCCAGGCCCAGTACGAGCACTGGATCCGGGCCGGCCTGGAATACCTGCGTAGCCTGGGCATCACCAGCGCCACCGACCCGGCCGTAGATCCCCCGCTCTACGCGGCCTACCGAGCCCTGGAGGCCCGCGGCGAGCTGCCCATCCGGGTTAATCTGCTCTACATCCGCCGCCCGGACGGGGGCAGCGAGACCTTCCCGCTGCCCGAGAAGCACCGTTCGGACTGGCTGCGCTGCGACTCGGTCAAGTTTTTTGCCGATGGGGGCCTCTCGGGGGCCACGGCGGCCATCTCACAGCCGTATAAAACCCTCGAGCCCCCCCAGTACGGCCTCCTGCGCTTTGCGGAAGAGGAGCTGCTCGAGCTGGCCCTGGAAGCCCACCGCGCGGGTTTTCGCATTGGCACCCATGCCATTGGCGACCGGGCGCTGGATCAGGTTTTGCGGGTCTACGAGCGGCTGTACCAGGAAGCGCCCGGCCCGCGCCACCGCATCGAGCATTTCGGGCTGGCCGGCCCCGAGCACCTGCAAAAAGCCCGCCAACTGGGGGTTATCGCCGTGCCCCAGCCCATCTTCCTGCGCGAGCTGCGGGCCAACTACCTGCGCTACGTGCCCGACGCCTGGCTGGCGCGCTGCTTCAACCTGCGGGCCATGTTCGAGGCGGGCCTCACGGTGGCCTTCAGTTCGGATGGGCCGGTGGTGCAGCAGGTGGAGCCGCTCAAGGGCCTGCAGGCCGCCCTGCGGGAGCCTTTGGTGGAGGGCAACCAGGTGACCCTCGAGCAAGCCCTCTGGGCCTACACCGTGGGCGGGGCCGTAGCCCAGGGCGACGAGGCCAACCGGGGGACTTTAGAAGTGGGCCAGTGGGCCGATCTGGTGGTGCTCGAGGGTGACCTGCGCGACCCCTACAGCCTCTCAGTACATCGCACCCTGGTGAGCGGAATAGAATCGTAA
- a CDS encoding ABC transporter permease encodes MTTASPNSHLALVIRALLRNRSAVIGGLITLVVLLGALLAPILAPWDPLKFDPPNRLSGPSSEHWLGTDQYGRDLLSRVLYGARFSLSVAAVSVLAGLLVGGTLGLLAGYFRGWLDLVISRLADILIAYPAILLAIAFLAFLGGGFINLVLAISVVFVGPFIRVARAAVLTVREELYVEAGRAMGASDARMIFRTILPNAAAPLIVEVTLRFAYAVLAEAALSFLGLGIQPPFPALGSMVSEGRAFLSLSPWGSLVPGCAIVLMVLGFNLLGDGLRDALDPRLQKA; translated from the coding sequence ATGACCACTGCTTCCCCCAACTCCCATCTGGCCCTGGTCATCCGGGCCCTGCTGCGCAACCGCTCTGCCGTCATTGGCGGCCTCATCACCCTGGTGGTGCTGCTGGGCGCGCTCCTGGCCCCCATCCTAGCCCCCTGGGATCCCCTCAAGTTCGACCCCCCCAACCGCCTCAGCGGCCCCTCCTCCGAGCACTGGCTGGGCACCGACCAGTACGGGCGCGACCTGCTCTCGAGGGTGCTCTATGGCGCGCGCTTTTCCCTCTCGGTGGCGGCGGTCTCGGTGCTGGCGGGGTTGCTGGTGGGCGGCACCCTGGGCCTGCTGGCCGGCTACTTCAGGGGCTGGCTCGATCTGGTCATCTCCCGCCTGGCCGACATCCTGATCGCCTATCCGGCCATCCTGCTGGCCATCGCTTTTCTGGCTTTTTTAGGGGGCGGCTTCATCAACCTGGTGCTGGCCATCTCGGTGGTGTTTGTGGGGCCCTTTATCCGGGTAGCCCGGGCCGCCGTTCTAACCGTGCGCGAGGAACTTTACGTGGAGGCCGGGCGGGCCATGGGCGCTTCGGATGCCCGCATGATCTTTCGTACCATCCTGCCCAACGCCGCCGCCCCGCTCATCGTGGAGGTCACGCTGCGCTTTGCCTATGCGGTGCTGGCCGAGGCGGCTCTGTCGTTCCTGGGCCTGGGCATCCAGCCCCCCTTCCCGGCCCTGGGCTCCATGGTCTCGGAGGGGCGGGCCTTCCTCTCGCTTTCGCCCTGGGGCTCGCTGGTGCCGGGGTGCGCCATCGTGCTGATGGTGCTGGGCTTCAACCTGCTGGGCGATGGCCTGCGCGACGCCCTCGACCCCCGGCTGCAAAAGGCTTAG